The DNA region TTAAATTGATAATTCCAGGTATTTTTTGCGCTAAAGCGAAAAAGCGGCGTATTCCAGAACTTTTTATGGCTTTTAGGCGTTTTGCGGGTTCGAAGTGTGAAACCAAGAGGTAATCCTCAGTATGCATTATTTTCTTCAACATAAAATGTTTACGTTCGTAAATCAGCTAGTAGGATGGAAGAATATTCGACAGACTTAAAAGGGTTACCTCGTATACAAAACTGTATTCATTAGCAAGAACCCATAGAGGGAAAAGTGTGAAGTTAAAAGAAAGCGTGCAATCATGGCTTACAAGTTCCTTAAACGACCCCGTTGTGAAAATACTCGCTAAAAATAGCCACTTAACAAAAACACAACTTGAAACACTGCTCATAGACATTTTATCCGAAAATATCGCAGGCAAACCGCTAAAATACGATGAAAAAGCCAATTTACGGCTAATGAAGGCAAAAATAAGTCGCGGAGCCTTCAACAGGACTTTAAAACAGGCAAAAGGAAATGTAATAAAAGCAATCTACACGGTACTACTTTTAGGATATCTAGGAGTCTTTGAAACCACAACTTTAGACCCGTATTTAGAAATAGCAAACAAGTTACAAGAATACATTGACGCGTACAAGAACATACCAAACAAAAGCGGAGAATTAAATGAGCACCTAAAAGTCATAGAAATCATAAGAGAAGAGCTTGAAACAAGCCTAAAACAGCTTTCAAACGCCTCGGAAGGCTTAGTGTGACGTCACAAATCACACTAAAAAGTAACCTAACTTCTAGGGCGTGAAACCCAAAATCTTTTAGCCGAAGAAAACAGTTGGAAATTCGAAAATAACCCATAATTAAGGCGTTTTATGGTTTCATAGCAACGATGACGTTTGGTGTGAGTGTTACAATAAACTGTGATGTGTGACGTCATAGGGGCATGGGATATATGCGTAGAACCATAATCTTTAAATCTTTTATGGTAAAAATGTGATGTGTGATGCAACATGACTCAATCACACATAATCACATGTGAATCACAGAGGGATTCTTCTGACTGACATTTTGTTAATTCTGGCGGGTATGTTGTCAGTTGCGACTGTAGGCGCTGCAGTTGAGTATTATAGGCAACTTCGTAGAGTTCAGAAAGAATATGAAAAGGCGCGAGAGGTTGTCGAAGACATTGTTCTGAGTTTTAATAGACAACTTAGACAAGAATCAGAAAAATTGGAGGCTGTTGCATATAAGGTTCATTCGGTTTCTTCAAAAAGCGACAGTGCCTTTAGCAAGGCAGAAAATGTTGATAAACAGTTACGTGTTTTAGAAACAAAGCTCAATGGCGTTGTAGAAGATAAGGATAAAGTGTTAACAAGACTAGAAGAGGTTGACAAGAAACTGTGTGATATTGTTGTGTCACATGAGACATTAAACACTAAAGTTTCTACCATAGAAGAACAAGCTCGTCACTTCACTGCAATACCTGAAGCAAAAGTCGAGGCGGTAATACCAATAAAGAGAGACAAGGCTATGGCACCATTGACTGAAACTGAAATTGCTGTGTTGGAAATGCTTGCAATGGAAGGTTCAAAGACTGCTCCGGAGATTAAGGAAAGAGTTAAACTGAGCAGGGAGCATACGGCGCGGTTAATGAAGAAGTTGTATGAGGAAGGTTATCTGGAAAGGGACACGAACAAGATTCCATTTAGATACAGTGTCAAGAAGGAAATGGAGAAACTTTTGAAAAAGACAGAAAGCGAAGCAACGTGATATCATAAGGAAGGAGATTCTTGCTCACGTAATCTCTTGAGACGCTCATCCATCTCTGAAAGATTCTTTGTTTCAGCAAGTCCATAATCTTCTTTTTCTCTTCTCTGTAAATATTCGGGGTAATGTGTAACTTTTATTGGTACGGCAAACCGAATTTTTGGTTCGGATATAAGTAGAGCCTCGCCTACATCTAACATTTTGATTTCGGTATCGCTGTATTCCAGGTAAGGCGTGTTTTCAGTTAAATATGTTCTATCTTTTCGCAGCTCGGTTTTCATTATAACTTTTGTCCATAGTTCAGCGAAAACGTCAAAGTTAATCCTTGAGGGACGTGGTGTTACAGCGTTAAGTCCAACTCTGTATTTGCGGTATGTCAGGGCGATGTCTGAAAATATTGTTCTTGGTTTGTTAGGGTCCAGGAATTCGTGTGCTTCTTCGAGCGTAATAAGAAGTGTTGGAAGTTTCTGCCATTCTGCGTAGTTTTCTTCCCACAAGCGCTTGTAATGGCGTGCAACAGTCGACGCTACAAGGCAAGTTATTTTGTTCTGGTCTTCTGAGCTTATTCCGGAAATGTCTATGAGGCAAGTGATTCCGTTGCATAGGTTTTGGGTTACGTTGTCAACGAAACTGTAGTCAGAAACGGGGAATAGGTCAGAAGAAAGAGAAGACAGTTTAAGCATTAGAGCATCAATTACATGTTTCATTTTGTAATCCGCAACGCGCCCAACTCCAACATGCCCTTCAGCGCCATAAACTTCTCTTGTTTCTTCAATCCAGCTTTTATCTAGCTTTTTATAGAGCTTCTTTGCAAGCCTAAGCTGAGGAAGCCCTATGTCAGGAAAAAGTGTGAGAAGTTTTTCTGGGCTTATTGTACGTAAACCTACAGCCATTTTTCCATCGCGTGAAGAATAGTATTGAACTTTGCTGTGAAAAAGCGGATGATCTTTTAAACCTCTTTGGGGTTTGATGCCTTTTCCTTCGAGAAGTTGCCCGGCAAAGTCAAAAATTAAGGCCACTGTCTTTGGGCTGTTGTCAATTATCTGAGCATTTAAAATCAGTTCGGTATTTGTTTTCCCAGAGCCAGTCATTCCAAACATGCCCATCATCAGCGGTATAGCCTCAATATTTATACCTACGGAGCCAAGAGATTGCTCGCCTGAACGCAGTCGCCCTAACTCTAATTCTCCAGAAAGTTTAAGGACAGCGCAATCTTCTTCGCTCGCTGCGTATACTTTGTCTCTATAGTTTGGGTTAAACGTTGGAGAGCGCACCTTACCAGCTGTTTTCTCTAAGAAGAGAATAGCCTCGACACAACGATAGGCAGAGTATGGTCCAAAGGACTCTTTACCTTCTGCTTCACGCAGTTGTTCAATAGTGTCAAGAGTTGAGTTGCTTTCAGCGTTAACAATTCTCGCATAGAAACTTCTCTCGCCTGAGCCTATGCGAACTATCTGCCCAAAAGAAAGAGTTACTCCCTTATTGAGGAAGAAAGAGACCGAGTCTCCTTTTGTTCCACATATAAACCCTATAGAGTTAGAACTGCCCATCCCACCACTCCCACTCAAACGCGTGTTTTATTCCATGCAGTTCGTCTGCAAACCGACAAGAAAACTCTTCTCTACGCAATGCCTCCAATAAGCCCGCTTCAGCAAGGACACCCTCTACTTGATCATGGTAGGCCAAGAGCATCGAATCAGAAGGTTTTGAAAATTCATGAGCAA from Candidatus Bathyarchaeota archaeon A05DMB-5 includes:
- a CDS encoding MarR family transcriptional regulator, with amino-acid sequence MSVATVGAAVEYYRQLRRVQKEYEKAREVVEDIVLSFNRQLRQESEKLEAVAYKVHSVSSKSDSAFSKAENVDKQLRVLETKLNGVVEDKDKVLTRLEEVDKKLCDIVVSHETLNTKVSTIEEQARHFTAIPEAKVEAVIPIKRDKAMAPLTETEIAVLEMLAMEGSKTAPEIKERVKLSREHTARLMKKLYEEGYLERDTNKIPFRYSVKKEMEKLLKKTESEAT
- a CDS encoding ATP-binding protein — encoded protein: MGSSNSIGFICGTKGDSVSFFLNKGVTLSFGQIVRIGSGERSFYARIVNAESNSTLDTIEQLREAEGKESFGPYSAYRCVEAILFLEKTAGKVRSPTFNPNYRDKVYAASEEDCAVLKLSGELELGRLRSGEQSLGSVGINIEAIPLMMGMFGMTGSGKTNTELILNAQIIDNSPKTVALIFDFAGQLLEGKGIKPQRGLKDHPLFHSKVQYYSSRDGKMAVGLRTISPEKLLTLFPDIGLPQLRLAKKLYKKLDKSWIEETREVYGAEGHVGVGRVADYKMKHVIDALMLKLSSLSSDLFPVSDYSFVDNVTQNLCNGITCLIDISGISSEDQNKITCLVASTVARHYKRLWEENYAEWQKLPTLLITLEEAHEFLDPNKPRTIFSDIALTYRKYRVGLNAVTPRPSRINFDVFAELWTKVIMKTELRKDRTYLTENTPYLEYSDTEIKMLDVGEALLISEPKIRFAVPIKVTHYPEYLQRREKEDYGLAETKNLSEMDERLKRLREQESPSL